In the Gymnodinialimonas sp. 202GB13-11 genome, one interval contains:
- a CDS encoding MarR family winged helix-turn-helix transcriptional regulator, with the protein MKDQSQSLTFDLSEFLPFQMSVLSARMFARVMEDAGLQVPEWRIMMALPSNQPCSSHDLCILTAMDAARVSRAQRRLEDLDMISVIRDKADRRRLVVCLSDHGTEEVSRLRSAARAAESRMLDALGPEDRAQLKTAISALFERL; encoded by the coding sequence ATGAAAGACCAATCTCAATCTCTGACATTTGATCTGTCCGAATTCCTGCCGTTTCAAATGTCGGTGCTTTCGGCACGGATGTTTGCGCGCGTCATGGAAGATGCCGGTCTTCAGGTCCCGGAATGGCGAATCATGATGGCACTGCCATCGAACCAGCCCTGCTCTTCGCACGATCTCTGCATCCTCACGGCAATGGATGCGGCGCGCGTCAGTCGTGCACAACGGCGCTTGGAAGATCTCGATATGATTTCGGTGATCCGCGACAAAGCTGACCGCCGCCGGTTGGTCGTTTGCCTGTCTGATCACGGCACAGAGGAAGTATCACGCCTCAGATCCGCAGCCCGCGCTGCCGAAAGCCGGATGCTCGACGCGCTTGGACCAGAGGATCGGGCACAGCTAAAAACGGCGATCTCCGCCCTTTTTGAGCGCCTCTAA